The Saccharomyces mikatae IFO 1815 strain IFO1815 genome assembly, chromosome: 13 genome has a segment encoding these proteins:
- the GAS1 gene encoding 1,3-beta-glucanosyltransferase GAS1 (similar to Saccharomyces cerevisiae GAS1 (YMR307W); ancestral locus Anc_5.13): protein MLFKSLSTLATAAAFLAGVATAGDVPAIEVVGNKFFYSNNGSQFYIRGVAYQADTVNETTGSTINDPLADYSSCSRDIPYLKKLDTNVIRVYAINTSLDHTECMKALNDADIYVIADLSAPATSINRDEPTWTVELFKRYKDVVDSFSNYTNVLGFFAGNEVSNNYTNTDASAFVKAAIRDVREYIDDKDYRKIPVGYSSNDDKDTRVKMADYFACGDDDIKADFYGINMYEWCGKSDFKTSGFADRTAEFKNLSIPVFFSEYGCNEVRPRPFTEVQALYGSNMTDVWSGGIVYMYFEETNKYGLVSIDGDDVKTLDDFNNYSSEINRISPTSANTKSYSASTSDVACPATGKYWSAATELPPTPNGGLCSCMSAANSCVVSDDVDSDDYETLFNWICNEVSCDGISANGTSGKYGAYSFCSSKDQLSFIMNLYYEQNGGSKSDCDFSGSASLQTATTQASCSSALKQIGSMGTNSASGTVDLGSGTDSSTGSSKASGSSAKSNSGSSSSSSSSASSSSSSKKNAATNVKANLVQVVFTSIISLSIAAGVGFALV, encoded by the coding sequence ATGTTGTTTAAGTCTCTTTCAACATTAGCCACCGCTGCCGCTTTTCTCGCTGGTGTAGCAACTGCAGGCGATGTCCCAGCAATTGAGGTAGTTGgcaacaaatttttctactccAACAATGGTAGTCAGTTTTATATCAGAGGTGTTGCTTACCAAGCTGATACCGTTAATGAAACCACAGGTTCTACTATTAATGATCCTTTGGCCGATTACAGTAGTTGTTCGAGAGATATTCCATACCTTAAGAAGTTGGACACCAATGTTATTCGTGTCTACGCTATCAATACCTCTCTAGATCATACTGAATGTATGAAAGCTTTGAATGATGCCGATATCTACGTGATAGCTGATTTATCCGCTCCAGCTACTTCTATCAATAGAGACGAACCAACTTGGACTGTTgaattgttcaaaagaTATAAAGACGTTGTTGACAGTTTCTCCAATTATACTAATGTGCTAGGTTTCTTTGCAGGTAATGAAGTTAGTAACAACTACACTAACACAGATGCATCTGCTTTCGTGAAAGCTGCTATTAGAGACGTTAGAGAATACATTGATGACAAGGACTACAGAAAAATCCCAGTTGGTTACTCTTCTAATGATGACAAAGATACTAGAGTTAAGATGGCAGACTATTTCGCATGTGGCGACGATGATATTAAGGCTGACTTCTATGGTATTAATATGTATGAATGGTGTGGTAAATCTGATTTCAAAACATCTGGTTTTGCTGATAGAACGGCagaatttaaaaatttatcTATTCCAGTCTTCTTCTCTGAATATGGTTGTAACGAAGTTAGACCAAGACCGTTTACTGAAGTTCAGGCTCTGTATGGTTCTAATATGACTGACGTTTGGTCTGGTGGTATTGTTTATATGTATTTCGAAGAAACTAACAAATATGGTTTGGTCAGTattgatggtgatgatgttAAAACTTTAGATGACTTTAACAATTACTCCTCAGAAATCAACAGAATATCTCCAACTTCAGCCAACACCAAGTCTTACTCTGCCTCAACAAGTGATGTAGCTTGTCCAGCTACTGGTAAATACTGGTCCGCAGCAACAGAATTGCCACCAACTCCAAATGGTGGCTTGTGTTCTTGCATGAGTGCAGCCAACAGTTGTGTTGTCTCAGATGACGTTGACTCTGACGACTACGAAACCTTATTCAACTGGATCTGTAATGAAGTTTCATGTGACGGTATTTCGGCAAACGGTACTAGCGGTAAATACGGTGCTTACTCGTTCTGTTCTTCAAAGGATCAGTTGTCATTTATTATGAACTTGTATTACGAACAAAATGGTGGCAGTAAATCTGATTGTGACTTCAGTGGTTCTGCCTCTTTACAAACCGCTACCACACAAGCTAGCTGCTCTTCAGCCTTGAAGCAAATTGGCAGTATGGGTACCAACTCTGCTTCCGGTACTGTTGATTTGGGTTCCGGTACTGATTCCAGCACTGGCTCTTCCAAGGCTTCCGGCTCTTCTGCTAAGTCTAACTCTGGTTCTTCTagctcttcttcttcttcagccTCATCCTCGTCTTCTAGTAAAAAGAATGCCGCAACCAACGTTAAAGCTAACTTGGTACAAGTAGTTTTCACCTCGATCATTTCCTTATCCATTGCCGCTGGTGTCGGTTTTGCTTTGGTTTAA